The following nucleotide sequence is from Takifugu flavidus isolate HTHZ2018 chromosome 4, ASM371156v2, whole genome shotgun sequence.
GTGCACTACAGAGCTTCACAAAAGTGATGCTACTACAAGTAGCTAATATTTCTAGAGACTTTCCGTATAAAAGTCAGTCTGTTGCAAACTCATTCGCCTGCAGCAGCGCCGGCTATAGGCGGACAACATCATCATTCAATTATGTTGCAGCTGCATTTCATAAATTATGTCAGCAAAGTATTTGGCATCCTATTATTGGTaataaataaagtgcaacaGTTGTTTTTAGTTTGGCATTTTACTACATTGAGACCAGATGCAAGTTGGTTAGTTTAATAGATTGTTGTTAATGCTaaagatttttcttttgttttttaaacagaTGGGGATAgtgcatttttgaaaaatttgtAACATGTAGCACATATTTAGTTCATAGCAAAGGGCTTTCTTTAACTGGACCGATATGCATGATGGTAAAGTGAACACAAGATGGTCCAGCAGAGGAGAGCATTAAGGCTAACATCAGCAAAACCTCAACACGCTGATGTTATGGTGACGTAAAAAACAGTGAGGATGagcatgaatgaataaaaagaaaaaggagcacAAATGTGGGGAGCAGAAGAGATCTGAGCTCTGTGGTGCAgaagaaaagggcagaaaatcATGAAGGTGATTATTAAATTTAGCATTTAAAGAATTTAAACCTACACTATatcaagatttttttcaatataaATCAGGTTGTCAGGGAGGACGAGAAGGAAAGGACAGCTGGAAAAGGCTTTGGACCTCCCCCCCAAAATAACTCAAAGTGGATTGTTATAACTTTAATACAAGATCATGCTGGGGAAGGACGGATGTGTCAGCTCTGGGTCATGATAAATGTGCTGTAAATTTCACCGGTTGGGCAGGAAATGTTATCGGAGGGGAAATAAATGAGCGACGGTGCAACAAGGCCGACAGAGGATGGAGCAGCGGGAATACGTAGTCCTGAGGGAACCGGGTGATGGTTTACAGATATGAGAACTGACTTTAAAATGGTTGTAAATTGAAGCAGAAAGCAATGAACCTTTGCTCGCTGGCCTGAAATTACTGGCCTTTCTCactaaagggggaaaaaaaatcatcaattgCTTTTTAATGGCCAATACAGACTAAACGTTCatagaaatgtaattaaattacaGTGAAATTTCATTGTCAGCAGCAATAGCTGCGACCTCGGCGCATTAATAAAGGGCCATATTGGTTTGACCTTTTTGTAACAACCCTGCAGGGATTTACACGATGCGCAGGGAAAAATTACAGGATTTGATGGGGGCCTTTCACAGCACATACATGCTTATGAGTTGTTTATCACTGAAACTGTTATTATTCTTCCGTTTCTGGTGTACAGGGGATTTTATATTTCGATTTTATTGGTTAATCGCATGTATTACTGTGTTTGAATGACCACTAAGGGGCGTTCGTGCGTCAATTTTCCACAGTCATGTAATAAGAAATTATacctgaaaatataaaaaagactCCGATTTGAATGACTCACCGGGTCCATCTACATTACAGGAATGACGCACAGTcagaaattaatttaaaaaataaatctctaCAGGGTGTTTTGGTGGGAGGCATTACTGTTTCTTCCTCTCTATAAATGTGAGGGTGGAATCACCTTGTTGAGGAATGGTATTTTAAGGCAAAGTTTTCAGTTTGAGACCTTTATTTCATCTCAGGCCCACTTCATGCTCTGCAGCCACCATGCTTGCTTCATGTATAAGTCCATTATTGCTTTTTCCTTCTAATTAATGCTGTAATTGCTCAGACAAGACAAAGACTTTTGAAAGCTGACTGACATTAATTGACTGCATTTATTTACGTCTAAATGGATTCTTAGGAAAACCTTTTCTGCTCCACATATATAAGTGTCATTTAAACAAACAGCAGGGAAAATTGTGCCAGTATTTATGTATAAATataaaggaaaacacatttttagaaAGGTTTTCATTGAAAGTAGATCATTAGATTTCCCTGTGTGGTGACAGAGCCCTGTTTTTGCTCTTATAAAGCTGAGATCACAGGGACACAAGGTTTGTACCAGACAATCTGTTGCTAGGAAACAGCATGGATCTAACTTTACTTCCAACAATCTGACTGTGGACTATAGAGAATATGTGATCTTTCCCATCTTGAGATACAAAATATACAGATAATTCTGTGTACTTCAAGACAAGGCAGGAGAATTCTTTAGCCCCCTGGTCTGGCCAGATCTGTTTTTGGGGGGTTAATTTGCTATAGAGGTTTGTAGGTGTCAGCAGGAGACTATTGACAGCATAAGTCAGGCACAGGCAGGCCCCAAAGACTTGTTTAATGGTGATAATGGAAGACTCCATGTCTTTGTTGGGAATGTTAGAGCTGATTTCATTCAAGTATGTTTAGTAGTTGCAATGTTCCGGTGTTTGTCAAAGATGTTATATACAGCCACAGAGCACCCACTCTCAGGAGTAGAACACGTATAACAACATGAGTGTGATGTCCTGTGATCATAAATCATTTCACATTGAATGTATTTCCAGTCTTCTATTGGTTAAACCTGAGTTCCAAACTGGACAATCCAAATAGAAACCAGTGCACCCATTCCTAAATTAAGTGGGTTTCAGGGGTAACGTGCACCTAACACGTGCAGTAAGCTACTACATTTGCATAGTAAAGGTTAATGGGTGCCAAAGCAGAGAAGATCCAACATTTATCATCAGGTTCAACTATTGTTGTAAAAATACAGCACTCACCcacaagcaccccccccccccccccccccccaccccaccccttccccaTGTTAAATCAGGACAAATGATGTGAGCCTGAATGCCTCAGTTGATCTGAGCTTTTCACCATTCCCAGAATGTCCCACGTTAACAGTCAATACTTTAGGCCCCAACCCAGTTGGATCAATGAGGGATTTAATTACCAGAGCCAAGGTCTGGCAGGTGGCGTGGACGGACCGCTCAGTGTCGTCCTATTGTGCCCAGAGACTAGAGTTACAGTGCTGCCATCATGGAGGGACCAAAATAACAGCAGAGCATTTCTTCACTAAAGCCCCCAGTTAATGTGTTTCAGTAGcaaaacacattaacacacacaaacgtcaCAGATATTTCCAACTGATCTCGGGGGATACAGGGGACCACCAGCTGTGCATTCACACCCTAAGTTGGATACAAAAGGTGAGCCGGTGAGACAGACTTTCCAGAAATAAACCCCCAAAGACGAGTTTGGCTTCTCTCAAAACTTTATTTCACCATGTtcagactgcagcagctttgagtGTATAAAAGTATCATCAGCTGTTGAAGAGGGTTGGCTGTGTTTGAGCTCTTGAACGTCCGTTTGTgaggcctggaggagaaacctcTGCTCTGACATTCTTGTGTTCAGGAGTGAGAACTGTGCAGAGAGAATGCAGCCAACAAAAATACACCAGCTTCCATTATGAATCTTCCCCAGGGCacaaaaagccacaaaataaaATCACTCCTGGTCTTTTTCCTCTCCGTGAGTGATGATGTGAACCAGGTTCTTGTAGTCCAGGTTTCCAGCCACATCTGGGGGGAAGGCAGTGAACATCTGATCCATCTGAGCAGTGACAAAGGGACAGAGTTTAACAACATGTCTGTCAGCATTAAAGCAGCTCTTTGTGGACACACATAAGAATAAACTggtagatgatgatgatgaggatgatgaggatgatgatgaggatgatgatgatgatgatgatgtaccTCTTCTTTAGAGAACCGATCTGCTTGTGTTGTCAACATCTGTGTGACGCTGAGAAACAGAATCCTAATTATTAGAATCCAGCACTGTGTAATGATTTAAGAGAGCTGAGCCACTCACTAGTCCTTCCTCAAGACTCCTTTTCCCTCTGGGTCAAACACCTTAAAGGCATTGAGAATGGTTTCCTCTGGATCAGCACCTGGATACAAGAAGCCCGTCAGATCCAGACCCATGCGTGTGCAGAATAAGAACCGGTTTCAGTTTTCCAGGTATTTACAGTCCACATTTATGCGCTTCACCTTTCAGCTTCTCGCCAAACATAGTTAGGAAGACTGTGAAATTGATGGGACCAGGAGCCTCCTTCAGCATctcgtccagctcctcctgtttgACATTGAGACGTCCTGTTGGGGCACGCAGACAAGACAAGCCATCAAtgttttaaaaccaaaagaaaaacaatttttttaaaaaaagaaacgctCTCAAATACTGACCGAGAGCAGCAAAAGTGTCCCTCAAATCATTCTTGTCAATGAAGCCATCTCTGTTCTGGTCCATGATGGTGAAGGCCTACAAGAGACCACATTTTAAGATAACAAAGACAATTATTCCCTCCATAATTTATGTGTTCTCTTTATAGGCCATCTGGAATTGTATTtatatgtgcccccccccccctcctctcccaggaTTTAACCCAGCATGCTCTGCAGTCTAATAATCTCTGATGACACTAGCTGGACGTCTGAATTTCATACCAGCAATTCCACATGTCTCTCCGCAGCCAGAGAGGAGGCCGGGACGGAGACAGGTGGACATACTGCCGCGATAAAGGGAAGAATATGAGCGGGACCACGGAGGACGctgggacgggtggatggaaAAACGCGTAACACGCGCAGCAGCACAAAAATTCAGCCGAGGGGCTCTCACCTCTTTAAACTCCTGGATCTGCGCCTGCTCAAACATGGAGAACACGTTCGAGTTGGCTCCCTCCGCCGTCCTCCTCTTGGCTTTCTTGGGGGCCTTTTGGGACAAATGATGCAGACATACAATTGATCCACCTTTAAGCAAATCTGGTGTCAAAAACAGTCCGGTGGgcaaaaatgtagaaaaacaggttgattttatttaaacttcAGGTACTTTATTAAAGCCAATAACTGGGAAAATGTACATGGTTGAAAAATAGCCCATCATTGCATCATTATTTACTCCTTACAGGAAACGTTGCACATAGCTGAATGGTTATCAGTGTAGGAAAAATCACTGCAAGGTTAGTGGATTCACAAATAAGCACTGGTAAAACAATTTTTAATAAAGTGCCACTCATGCAGGCTTACCATGGCTGGGCAGCTGGGAGGTCAGTCCACCAACGGTACCAGTGAACAATGGGGAGATTGTGGGAAGCCTTTTGTAATCCCAACCCTTGGCTCTACTGGATGATATTTATAAACTATGTCCAGTTTAGGAAGTGGCAGGTAAATGATGCGTCGTAGGGCATACACCCCTCTGTAGTGCCCACCCGTACCCCCCACTGACAGGTCCGGCATTGGCCGAACGGGCTAAAATAAAGAATGTTTTAGAGTGCGGAGCGCTGGGCATAGAAATCACGTGGACTGGGCTTGGACATCCGGAGGCTTCTTTCAGGGTGTGGTCAGGTTCAGCCCTGGCATTGAGGTGGAGGCCACCTGCCACAACCCCGTTACACATCAAGACTCTCCACCCCCAGGACCGTGACTGGGAGTGGAACGTGTCACCCTGGAGAAGTTCCCTCCATTTAGTTTCATTTGTGTGAAAGAAACCAACATGCATCCTCGATAGATTGGCCGTTGGACGCTCAGGGGTCGATGTGGTTTATGAAAGGAATTAAGAGtagaaaaataacccaaaacaATGCAAAATTCATCCCTTTATGTTGATTTGAATGGCCGGTGAAGACCCGCAAGTGTGAGCTGAGTGTTGGCAACAGCGGTGACACTCAACACGTCCTTACGATGGCGTCCCTCTTCTCACTCATTAACAGGTCGTTCGGAGCCACTCCTGGTTCTGGGGTCAAGAAAAGTGACAGTCTGTGAAAATGAGCTGAATGGGCCGggggtgaggaggtgaggcGCGGCGCGCTCGATTTATTAAAAGACAGCTGTGGAAAGCCTGGAAGCACCCGGTCCCCTCGCTGTCACATAAAAGGCTGATGAACAAACAGCAGATGCCGGCGGAGGCCAGATGACACCGTGCATGGGGAAGCCGAAATTAGAAGAGTTATTGCCAACCGAGAACTGAAGCTATTGTTGAGACCTTATTCTCCTTCTCAGGACTGGCAGGCGATGCGATCAGGACCCTATAAATAGCCTGAAGTCCTGCAGCACAATGGGCCTGGACAAATGGTCCAGCctcaagggtgtgtgtgtgtggagcaggaCCACACAAGGAAGGAGGCGAGGTTACTCCCTCTTCATAGAGACAGCAGGACGAGACGAAGCACAGGGGAAAGAcggttaaatatttaatattctgtgacaaaaaaaaaatctctacaGCAAAAGCTAATAAAACATCTGGTAGCAGACATCAATATATCAAGTTACAACATAATGATTCAGCGTCATGTGGACAAAAaacaatggggaaaaaaaaggtagaaaaataaaaacagccctgTTTAATCTGTAGGATCCGAGTGCTTTTTGTTGTAACGTGTGACTGCCGGATCAGGTCCTTCCTCCTTAATACATTcaggaacaccccccccccatctgaaaACACCCACAGTGGATTCTGAGAGTGGAGGAAACATTTACGTCCTCTCCTGAAAATATATTCTGAATGTCTCACAATTATATTGataaaacaatttaaagtgATGGCTGACGTGGGTTTTATATAAATCTAAGTTTGACAGTGAGAGAcagaatatttgtttttctggactGGCTGTTCACATTAAACTGAAGGAAGATTTCTGTGCAAATGAAAGGAGATGTCAGTCATGTGCTTTGTTTCTAtcagtggaggaaaaaacaaaaccaaacaccaACCAAAACGAGGCAGAAGCTGAAGACAACACTCCCATTCATTTCAAATATACATATCCATGCCGTTACGAATCAAGAACAAAATAAGGGTTATTTTCTTCACCTGGGAGGACGTTTGGATTATACACAATAAAAGGGCTATTGTACAAAAACTGTTGTAAGCTTCACCCACGACCTGGTTCCCCCCTCGTCCTGCCACAGTTGAGCACTGAGGTCCGACGGATGTGCATACAGGTATTCAAATACAATCACTTGTTGGAGAATGTCTGGACATATTAAAAGAATACTTATTGGACATTCAAGAGGACACAtaattactttttttctttaacaaaaaTAGACATGGCTTCTCCGGCCTTGAATTCCTtctcaatatatatatatatgtatatatatttataaaattaAGTCTCGTCTATGTACAGCGTTCCGAAGGATTACAAAGTCCTGCAGAGGATTATGGGTAGTGCAGATTTAGTCTGGACCTATCCGAGGGTGGACAATCATTcgagtgtgaagcagcagggcGGGCGGGGTGGCGGGCGGGTGCGCTCATCGACATCTGATTTAAATCTGTTCCTTCTCAAACCGGAACCTGTCACCATAACTAACCCGAGTCTCCACAGAAGACTGAGGGTAGCCAGAATGATTGTAATCAGCCGAGAATGATTGCGCTGCGGCGACGATGAGGGGCGGCGGAAGGATTCTAGTCATCTAACAGCGCTGCTGGGATCACTTCTGAGATGTGTGGCTGAACACGGAAGAGGGCcaaaagcagttttattttgttttgaaagggTGGTTTTCTTTGTACACTAGTGAAGCCACAACCTGGCATATAAATGTAAAATTGCAGCGGTTGAATCTGAGGAGGAACTAGCAAAACCCAGAGTTGGTCTACCGATTGAAGCACTTATCTTAGATTTACTAGTAGAAGCGGAAAACAGCTCAAATACCAGGGTATTGAAGAGCATCCGCTGTAGCTAAAAATCCCCTGCTGAAAAATACAGCATTTTGATCAGATCTAGCGACTGAAAAATGTCCTGATTCTAATTAATTTCCTGTTAACACACTCTGCGTTACAGCTGTGGCGGTTTGCTAGCTAAGGTCAAATGTGGCAGTGTTCAGTATGGTTCAGATGGTCCTCTGCTTCGGTCCAAAACTCTGTCGTGAAGAAACAGCTCTGCTCAAACAGATGACTGGTCCCATACCTGAGCGACGAAATCAAACAGATTAGAAACACGTTAACAGAGCAGCGAGCGGCGTTTGAGCAAAGCGAACCTTGTTTGGATTTATCGGGGTGCGTCCCGATCCAGTGTGAAGCCTTTGACGTTCCTCGAAGCGCCCAGGGGACCTTTCTCTGCGCACGTCCATCATCCGTCCAGGAGATCGCTCCATGCGAGGGTCTGCCATGGCCCTGCCGGGGGATCGCTCTAAGCGGGGGTCGGCCATGGCGCGGCCAGGGGATCCCACCATCCGACTCTCCAACATTCTGCCGGGggacttctctctctctaacgGACGGCTGGGGGACTTGTCCCGCCGGAATTCTGTGCGTGCCTCTCTGTAGCGGTGTGGTGTGCCAGGGTCTCCGTGAACCAGAGGGTTGGCTGCCAGCCTTTTTGAAATGTGTTCATTGTAGGAAGGAGGTCCACGTTTGTTGGGGCTGTTGGGGAGGAACCGAGGCAGAGACAGGGGCTCGTATTGTAGGAGATATAGCACCGGGGATCACGGGCTTTCCTTGGCAATGCCGGGTCAGTGGACAGGTGTGGTGAGGACATGTGACACTACGTTAACTGTCTACTAATAGGTTTTATGGGCAGgaaccaacaaccaaccaacaacGACGATCTCCACGAGAAACAAACACTCatctgtttttcatcttttgcACCTTTTAAGGAGGAGTCGCAGGACGAGTGCAAAAAAGCCAGTTTTTATTCAACAATTTCCAGTCTACATCGGACAGGAGGAAGTCCGAAAGTTTACTTTCATCTCAGGATTTGCTACAGATAAAAAATGAACTCTTCCTCCTGCAAAAATTTAAATTAAGTAGTTAAGCTTCAGTTTATGACCAGATAATGAGCCATCACCACTTGTGAATTTAACCATCACCACCGCCCAGCAGTGCCAGTTTGTCCCAGtgacccaccacacacacacacacacacacacaccagtgtacATCTGTCAGAACCAAACCGCTCTGGggataaatgaatgaataactTACTTATGTAAAATTTCACTTTGTTCTAAATGTCTCTTTAGTTGaattaatttattcattcatttaaaaacccaaacataTATATTCGCCCCATTTAGAAAAATTCCCAACATTAAAATTGGTCCtttctttaaaatatttcatGTAAATCAAATATGTGATGACGTCATGCTGACCGTACCTGCGCCCGGAGCCGTTCCGCTGCAGATCTCCAGCGCCCTCTTGGCTCTGGACCAGGTTACCTTTACAGCAGATGACCCGCAGTTTGTTCTGGTAGGAAGAGGCCAAGTAGATGGCCCCAGAGGAAATGGCGGGGCCAAGGTATCGAGGGTTTGGAATGTCCAGATGTGCATACGAGTGGGGCCTGAAACGATCAGCACAGAGAAAATGGTGTCTGACGGAAGTCGACGTTTACCCAGCAGCATCGGTGTTGACGAGGATTTACCCCAAAGATGAATGTCCCAGTATTTCAATAACATCCAGAGAGTTGAAGTAGGTCACAAACAGGTACGGTTCTCTATAGGCTGAAATAGCAGAACGTCAGTATCACGACTAAATTCCAATTAACAAAAGGGAAAGAAATTGTACTGCTGACTAACCAAATGAAAGAGGTAAGCGGCTCCATTTAATGTCGTCAGTTCTGCTCCTGCGGCCATATGCATCCACAAACACGCCAAACTCtacaaaaatatcaaaacaaatACGAATGTCTGAGGATATCGAGTAAATGACCAGAAATgacagagaaaagagggagaaagtaAATACAAGGTGTGATATTTTTCAGTTTCTGACCATGGAAGCAGAGCAGGTATTCGTCGTTCTGCGGTGCGGTGGTGACCTGGATGATGGAGATGGGAAAGCTGTGGGAGGATGCGGCGAAGACAGCCGAAGCCAGTGTCACATCGTTTTTATCCAAGAACTCTGCACAAAGAATGTATGGAGGTGTCAGTCCACTCAGTTAGGTGTGAATTTTAAAGCCTCGCACCAACAGATACAAAATTAGATTGGCTGGTTTGGAATTCCTTCTGTTTGAGGGAAAATATCCGTTTAAGAAACAAATTTGCAGCATAAAAGCATCTCAATGGGAGATCATCTACCTTCCAGCACATACTGCTTCGTCTCAATCTCATAGAATTTGTTGGTGCCAATAACGATGCTGTAGCCAGTGAAGTGGATACAGCTGCAGGGCTCAGATGTCTCGATCTCCTGCAAATACAAGGAAAAGTTCAaactttttctttgtgttttatcACTCTTCCATTCAAATGTCAGGCTAACCCACCTTTCTAATGCAGAACTTGTTCAGGCTTTCGTTATGTCGGAGAATTGTGATTTTATTGGCCATAGCAGCGCAGATACAGGTCCCATTATCAATCTGTGAAAAAACGTCATGAGATTAATGACAACAACATAGACGCTGATCAGAACGATCGTTTCTTTAACTTAAAACAACCCGACGAACCTTCCCGGAGGAGAAGAGGTGGCAACCCTTGACTGTTTCAAAGACGAAAGGGTTGAGGTCAGGCGGAGTAGGGAGGTGAGACTGCGACAAAGACTGCTTCACCTTCTTGATCTCCACGAGACACAGGGCCCTGTCCTCCCCTGACAgaccagcagaaacaacaactCTTAGTGGCTTCACTTCATTTTCTCCCTAAGACCTGTAGAAGTCTAGACTCTACCATAACCTCCTGAATATACTGAATTTATTAGGGCAAGCAAACAACTCATTCTTCA
It contains:
- the myl2a gene encoding myosin regulatory light chain 2a, whose translation is MAPKKAKRRTAEGANSNVFSMFEQAQIQEFKEAFTIMDQNRDGFIDKNDLRDTFAALGRLNVKQEELDEMLKEAPGPINFTVFLTMFGEKLKGADPEETILNAFKVFDPEGKGVLRKDYVTQMLTTQADRFSKEEMDQMFTAFPPDVAGNLDYKNLVHIITHGEEKDQE